The DNA sequence TTTGAACTGGGTTCATAGAAAGGTAAGCTTTCACCAGCCCATTTCTTTAGGGAGGACTTAATGTGTTTTTCTATTGGTAAAGGAAAAacttttctttttttccccctccaGTGTTATATCCAGTTTGAGAGTGTGGAAGCCGCTCAGAAAATGGTGAAGAAGTGCTTCCAACGTCCTCCCAGATTTTACGGCACCCTGATAAGGGTCAGTTTGTGCAAAAAGGGAGACTCACTGATATCCTGGTAAGTAATTTTCAATAGCCCCTAAGAATATACAGTAGAAGTGTGCAGCAGAGTAGATGATGGAAATTAGTTAAAGTTGAATTTGAAGAATGCTGATATCCTATCCAGCCAACGTCCACTGCTAGTTGAATACTTCATTCTTCCAATTGATATCAATCTCAGATATAAACACAATATTATTGTATGGTTAAACTGGACTGTATGAGTTCAAGTACTGGGTTGACCTTGTATTCTGTACTCTGGATACAGGAAGCCTCCAGTCAAGTATGAGCTGTGGTTGGCCAGTCAGAACAACAGGAGAACAAGAGATCGCCATGGAGATGAGACTAATGGCCAGTCAGCCAAAAGCCACTCTCCAGTGGTGAAAGAGAAGGTTATTTGCTATAATTTTGTTTCCCCAATTTAAATGAGGTGAGGGATTACCTTGTTTAGTGAAATGCTTGCTGAAATATGTATGTATTGAGGCATTTCTGTGAACAATACTTTTATAGTTGCCCAGTTAGTCAAGATGTAGTCAGTTAAAACGCTTCACAGAGAATAGTGAAATTATTTATTGGTGTTGGTCTCGCAATCTCAGGCTGAATAGAATTAATATGTGATAGACATTATTGTGTTTGTATGGCCAGGATGTCCAGCGACCTGTGTCTGATAGTAAGGGGGTCTGTGTGGACCTTGAGGGTGAGGAGACCAGTGGTGTGGAAGCTGTcccagagggagagaagaagaagcagcaggaGCCTCTGGGTCCTTATCAACCCAACAACCCAGTTGGTAAGAGACTAGAGAGATACTGACTTCTGTTTCAGTTTGGCTGTCTGTTTTTTATGATCATGGGTGATATCAGGTAGGACAAAAACAAGTTACGTTGTTTTCTGTCCTTTTATTTGCAGGGTTAGACTATCTGGTGCCAAGGACCGGATTCTTCTGCAAGCTGTGTAACATCTTCTACACAAATGAGAAAACAGCCAAATCTGTCCACTGTAGCAGTGAGGCACATTACCTAAACCTGACGGTAATTTTCAACTGTAACAAGTCATTCTTATGAATCCTTACTTTGTGGTGTATTGGTAAGAAAATGTAGTTGACCTTGGAGCCCACAATACATTCTCAACATTCTTCAGGTTTCACTGTCAAATGTTAATTTTTAACAATAAATATCTTGGATAATCATCACCTTCATAGGGAAACATTGTTGATTTAAGCGAGTTTTACCTATGCTTGTGGAATCTTGACCAAATGGAAAGATATGAGACCTTTTTAGGGGATCTGATTTAGCTGGTGTTCTTGGTATTGAGTTAATACCCCCATTTGAATATCCCACTGATTTTTCTTTTCAGAGAAAGATGGATGAAGATAAACAGCCCGTAGCTGATTGAGAGGGTTGCTGTCCACCTGTAGTCTTCCCAGAGGAAGATTGGCCGTTTTTAGTATAAATGTTTCTGTCCAGTTTTAACATTCCAGTATTTTCTGTTACTGTTGACAGCATTGTTATCCATTTGAAATTAATTAATGCAGCCTATTACAAAATGTCCCATTATGTGGTTAATAATAGTACCTGGATATAGTTTCCTCTTATTGAATAAACAAATGTTTGCTTGATGTTTTCTTTGACTTCTGGAATTAAATTTGTTGCTTCTGATATGGCTAACATTTACTCTGAACCTTATTTGCCAGGTCTATGGTTAATGTTTTTTAATGGTTAACTGTCATCAAGGACATGTGCACAGGATTGGCTGGAACTACAGAATTTGCCATAACCCAGAGAGCAAAGAACCATCTGGTGCTTGACTGTGACAGCGAGCTGGCTAAGATTTACCTACCCTGTCGCAAGGAGCAGCAATTCGCTTGAGGAAAGGACAAATGGGGGAGGTTTTTCAGTCCAAACCATCATGAAGGATTTAATCCATAGAGGCCTAGAGGATTTTGAAACCAATTGGGGGGAAATTCTGTAAATATATAACATGATACATTTCACACAGTACTCATACATCAAGTAATATAAATTAAACCAGAAAATATATTCAATACTGAACATTAGCATGCAACCAAGTTATGTGAAGAAAATGGCTGTATAGCGTTCGCATTCCACACTAGTAAAAAATAAGACTAGTCGTGCTGTAAATGACCTGAATAAAGAATACTGTAATGTAATACTATTGTGGCTATCATTACAATGACTTTCCTAAATAACCAAAAATGTCTTCTTTGACAATGGCACAGTTCCATGCTGTCGTGTCACAACTGTGTTGACAGAAACCTTGGAACACCAGTCTGATTCACAGACAACATATATCCGCACTGATCGAAATGACACACCTGACCATGTAACTGAGTGAAggctgtttacacaggcagcccaattctgatcttttttcccCCCAGTAATTGGCCTTTTGACCAATTGGATCACCTCTGGAAAAAGatctgtgattggtcaaaataccaattagtggaaaaaatatcagagttgggctgcctgtgtaaatgcagatGTAGAGCCACTGCGcataaaagtgttttttttttaaggatGTCTGTAATGCTCCATTAGAGCGCTCAGATTTTCAGTATGAAGTGACATCTAGGGCCCCTATAGAGAGATCATCAGGGAAACTTCACGCTGCCCCTGAGCTAATGAGAGCAACTTTGGATCCGTATAGGGGAGCCAAGTGACATTTTTACATTATCTGGCGTGGCATGCCGTACCCTGTCATGCCAGACTGAGACGCCCCTGAGTTGCCGCCCATCTGCATGCCAATCAGACTACGGCCTTGACGCAGCTGCTCCTCAGAAAACTCCCGCCGGTTTCCCTGAGCTTTCCTGGAAGCACAGGAGAGACACAACTGGTTAGTTACCTGCAGTGATAAATTTGAATCTCTTGTACAAACATCTATGTCAGATAGGAAGGCCTACACCTACAGTAATAGCATGGATGCATAAACAAACAGATGAGAGAGGTAGTGGGTGTTGGGTAATGAGACTCATTGTAAATAGTTAATTTTAGAGTGGCATCTAATAAAGAAATTGACCATTTTTGCTGTTTTGTAGGACTCATTACAAACATAATTAGTTGATTCGTTTCTTACTTATGAAACCAATCAGGTTCACCACGATATTGACCATCATCCTTTGTGAGTGCCATACTGCCTAGAGCCGACAAGGTCCTTTGCACGGCAGCCATATCCTTCCCTGTAGTCACGCAACATACCAGACAGATATTTCAATATCATATTTGGCTTTAGTTGGTCCTCATTGACTATAATGcaaatttgttttttttaaagaaaatgtatGATTTGACAAAGTAATCCATTCCAGAAAGTTATTATATTGAACCAATATATTTACATACCTGAAGTTATCTAACATAACAACTAACAGTTTGCTGCATGTGAGTTTATGCTGGAGTGGAATCACCACTGTATTAGGAGAGCTGTACCTTCCCACAGGTCCACAGTCTGGAAAAGGTCCCCGGTGATTAGCCCATAAGCTTCAGCTGCATGCAGGAACTGGGAGATCTTTTCCATCTGCTTGAAGACCATTTTTGTCTCTGGGATCTTCTTTATGGGCTCTTGACCAGGGGGATATAGGCTGTTAATGAGCCTACAAAGAATCTGTAACGAGATATGAAATGTTGTAATGACAGGATACAACTGGCCTACACCCAGCCAGCCTCATAAGGGGTTGGTTGGAGGAGAAACCCCATAATACCCAAGGCTATCAAATATGGCACATTATGACCATGGTAGATTAGAGTCTGAGATTatctgtatatgtgtgttttaAAGTGCTGCTCCATAATTTgtgtataatttcagccagtagttctgaaagtggTGCTCACAAGTCAAAATGGGTCTCCGTTTTTTCTGCACTACTCATCCATTTCATGACatgtccccccaaaaaaaaaaaggttttgttGCAGTTTGTATGATATGTTAATGTTAAGAATCCAATATGTAACAAATTTATTGTACAAAAGATCCCGGACTGCATCTTTAAGAGTTAGGTTTAGAATACAGTACAGGCATGAGGTTATGTTTAAATTGTAGTCCTTTTAGTAGACACTTATCCATAGTGACTTAGCGCTATGTGCCTTCCTCTCTAGGCTACCCGCTGCCCTACGTGAACCAGAGTTTGGCTCAGAGACTCACTGTTCCATCTTTGAGCCAGCTCTGGAAGTTCAGTCTCCCAGGCTCTGGTCGCTCTATGTTCCCCCCAACCTGCAAGATGATCCAGTCCACCAGTCTGGCCTCCAGGTCCAGAATATACTTCTGGTCTATCTTCTCCTGAACCTCCCTACTCAGTCCGTAGCTGGGTCCTCTGTTAGCCATGGCTGCCAGAGTTACAGACCTTCCAAAAGAGGGACGGCAAGGAAAGGGTTCAATTTAATCAATTATTGTGGGCCCAATACATAACAATTGAACTGCCATCTAGATTGAGGATGTGTCAGATGTGTAGGCCTATGCTGCTGGAACCATACACTATGGCTGTgttaacacacacaggcagcccaattctgatatttttttccactaattgttctgttgaccaatcagatcagctcctTTGCCAACAATTGGgtaaaatatcagaattgggctgcctgtgtaaatttCTCTGCTCTCTGTGTATTCTTTGTATTCATAAATAATGTACTCTATGCAGCTCACTCAGAATCACGCCCTGCGCTTTCATTTCTGATGTCATATGTAGGCTATATATAGCTAGATGCGGGCATGCGTAAGCCTCTGACTTCAAGGAGATGCAGATAAACGTAGTTGGAAAGTTCATCAATTTTCTTGATATTCGGACACCTCTAGTTTCATATCGAGAAATGTATAATTTAACCGTGTGAGTGATACTTCTctctaaaaaaaaaatcaaggtAAATATGAAAGAAATGTATTATACGTAGTGGTCCCGTGATGCGCGCGGTGTCACTCGCCACTGGAGAGCATATCCAATGAAGGATTTATGAAACGCCATAATGCACTTGCATAGATAGGCAAATGGATCCCCCCCAAAATAAAGTTCCTCTTGGACATTCGAGCTATGGAAATAACTTAGGCAAAACGGTCTGGATACACTCCCGCCGAGGGAAAATACTGCAAGTGCAAGCAAAATGAATTCATTTATTATAGCGTGCGCAATACATTTAGGCCCCTTCGGAATGTCATTCCTCAGCACATTATTTTTTCCATTTCATTCGTTTACTTACTAATTTTAAATGAATGTATGGTCCGCTTCTCTCCGTTCCTGGTCGTTAGTCCGGCTCTGCAGTCACATGCTGTTCAAATTGTACATCTTTGAGGGGTGCAGTACCAAGCTCAGCATCCCTACTCAGCAACTGTTCTCCGACTCGCCACAGCTTTCAGAGCCACGCGAGTTCAGTGATGCCTCAGCGCCCCGGGCAGGGCATTTAAGGAATTAATTCATGGCCAAACGGGAGAAACGTCACAACATCCAGTGGAAATGTCCAGGAATGGTTTTAGGACTATATTACCCTTCAATAATTTACTGGGAGTTCATTCCAATTAATTCATTAATATATTGTAGGCCATCAATGATTCAATTTGCATGATTTGTGTATAATCTTTACCAGTTCATTTTACTACCATGGTTTATGTGTATGTGCTTTCTCTATGTTGATCAAAACATTGATCTGTTGTacgtttacatttgagtcatttagcagacgctcttatccagaacgacttacagttagtgcattcatcttaaaatagGTAGGTGGGACAACCACGTATCACAGCCATAGAAAGGAGGGATTATTTAAGAAACTGTTTGATTCAAAAGTCAGTCGAATCAAGGCATATTTGCCTTCATCTCGACGAAACCACATGTTTATAATTCCTATAAAATAGTTTATATTCATATACTTACTTAAATGCATGTCCCAGAAATACAGTAGCGTATGCTATATGAACAAAACGTATATGCAAAAACTAAACATACATACGAAAAAATTGAATTTTCCTTTAACTGTTTATTTTGACAGAATAAACAGGAtaataggctacatacagtaaatGCATTCTGCAAGCTATACACTCTTACGTCAAGGACAGCGCCGTAGAGAAAGCACATTTAGCGCAGTGATTGTATTCATCCACCTTCACGGAGGTGATGCTACTGTCCATAACACTGCCTGCTCAGCATCTCCACAACACATCTACTGACCATCGGTCACTGTCCACCTGTCAAGGTTAATACAAGCATTACCCAGCATCTCCATAAAGAAGAGCCTGTTGTTTCCCCTGGAATACATAAATGCAATCTGACGATTTAAAAACGCATGCCAACAGCAGAGTTACACATTATATGAATTCGTAAGGCGTGTTCTAAATAGGACTTGTTTGGGGTCTCGTTACGGTTATATATGGGCGACTTAAGTAGCCATAGAGTGGTCGAACATCAGGTGTCCCATATCCATGTAATACTTGGCATCTTTTCTTAGTTGTGTCCAGTGCTCATTGGCCTTGGGTAGAGAGAGCAATATATCATGGCAATGCAAACAAACACCCATACATATTCACACAGGTGGAAAGCTCGGACTGGTCAAAGGCAATACAAAATCCATTCACATAATACAATGAAAATCCATACACACAATACAATGGTAGATGTGGAGGCACCTGTTCTTGAACAGTGTAAGCCCACTGGTCCTGGTTGGGATCCCAGTATCCTGATGATCTCATCAGTCTGATGAATCAAGTAGCTTAGCTTCCTCTTCCTTAAGGAATGAAGCAGCAAAAACCGGTGTTAAAAAATAGTGGTATTGCACATTTCTGTTTAGTAAttgataaaacatcttattttgGGATTGCTTCTGACCTGAAAAAATAAAATCTTAATCCAGTTGTGTAAATGAccaaaacaaaatgttttttttgtcaatATATGACACTAACATAATATGCCTACGTTTCCCCACAAACCTTAATAAATCAGACAGCTTGATTATGCATCTGGAAAAATATACCACAGCTGCAACATCTCATAGCTTTCAACCACCTAACTGTTAAAGGTATTTAAGGGAGTTCTGGAAAAGGTAGCAGAAATAAGTTCGATTTACCTGAAACTGGAGACGTGAGCTGTTGCTCTGTGGCATGTGAGAGTCTCTGGGCTGGAATCTCACAAACGGATGTGAAGGGAACAGAACTCTCGTTCACAGGGAATGCAGAAAGCCCTAAGGAATGAATACCAGCAAACTTGCAAGTTAGCAACCTGTTTCTGTGCCAGAGCTCTGATATAGAAATAGGCCTTTCACACAAAGTTGTCTGGCTGGGCTGGTGCTTTCAAGCTCTTATACAGACAAGTCTAGCACTGAGGATCACATAGCAGAGACCCTGTACAGAAACGTTGTTTCCACTCCGACTTAACAAATATTTAGGTTTATTTACTGTAAAGGACAAGCATATCTCATTCTTAAATTGGTGAACATTGAGCTTTTATTAAggaaagcagtgtgtgtgtatgtataataTATATCAGAAACAAGACACTATGCATGTTTGGAAATGgctcatttaaaaaaagaaaaaaagaggcCTACCTGATGTACAGTATGACAGAAATAAACAAGTGAAAATGTGGAAACGAATGTGTTAGGCCCATCCTAAAATGTCCATCCATAAGTTCTGGTACTTTTCTTATCGGCGTCAGCTTCAGATGCATTGTTAGCATCACTATACAGTGagctagccaccatgcttctacacctgcattgcttgctgtttggggttttaggctgggtttctgtacagcactttgagatatcagctgatgtacgaagggctatataaataaaatttgattgattgattgattgagctAGCCCATCAATTCTGCAACATAGTACTATCACCTAGAAACATTTAACTGTGATATAGAACATGTCGAATACAAACTTATTTCACAAGATGAAACATTCCAGATAGGGGTTGTGATACTTTTGTATTTATAGTGTATGAGGATACcacttcaaatttgtggattcagctatttcagccacaaccgtTGCAGACAAGTGCATAAAGATTGTgcatacagccatgcaatctccataaacaaacattggcagtagaatggccttactgaatagctcagtgactttcaacgtggcaccgtcataggcaGCCACCTTtacaagtcagttggtcaaatttcttccctgttagagctgccccagtcaactgcaagtgatgttattgtgaagtggaaatgtctaggagcaacaatggctcagctgcgaattggtaggccacacaagcttacagaattggaccgagtgctgaagcacgtaaaaatcatgtgtcctcggttgcaacactcattaacaagttccaaactgcctctggaagcaacatcagcagaAGAACTGTTAGAcgggagcttcgtgaaatgggtttctatggccgagcagccgcacacaaacctaagatcaccatgtgcaatgccaagcgttgggtggagtggtgtaaagctcgccgccattggactctggagcagtggaaatgcgttctctggagtgatgaaccaCACGTCACAACTGGCAGTTTGGGGAAAGGCCCTTCCTGTTTCAGCACGACAATGACAGTGCACAAAGTGCGGTCCAGACAGAAATGGTTTGGCGAGATTGGTGTGTATTAACTTGActgtcctgcacagagccctgacctcaaccccatcgaacactttgggataaattggaccgtaaactgcaagccaggcctaattgcttATCGGTACTCGACCgcactaatgcttgtggctgaatggaagcaagtccctgcagcaatgtttcaacatctagtggaaagccttcccaaaagagtggaggctgttgtagcagcaaaggggggggaaaccaactccatattcatgtccatgattttggaatgagatgttcgacaagcaggtgtccacatactttaagTCATGCAGTGTATGTTGGAAACCAATGACATCAAGTCCTAACCACCTTCAGCAGACAATGTGCTAGGCAGTGTATCTGGGGTCACATTACACTAATGACAGCTTACCATCACTGTTTGACGTAGTAGCCACACATGGCATTTTATCTAGTTAAATCAGAATGTTGACTATACTAAAACATGAGCTTCCTACACAGCAATGCTTTTCACCTAATTACTTGTGCGTCTTAGACCAGTCAAACATACCAGGCCATCTCATGCTACTGTTCAATCATTATTTTAAATCTTTGTCATTTTGGAATGGCCAATACATGCAACAAAACCAACATGAACTGGGCCAACATTGAAAAGTTACCCAGAGTGACTGTTGAAATGACATAAGTTATAATTCTGGACTGCACTAAAATCACtcaccattatatatatattttacaccaAAACGGTAAAATACACTTTAATATAACACAATGCTCAGTTCTACATGAGTTGTCATACAGTCAATATTCTGTTCTGACCTTATGTGCAAAATCAAATGGCGTGGACAAATCAATACAAACAGAGATATGTTCTGTCAGCATTTGAACCAAACAGCAAATACAGACAGCATAAGAAATGGGCAACGCATGGACATCAGCATTAGTTGAGTAAAGTTATTTTTCAACCGATCGTTCCACAGACAACACCCCCCTTCCTCTGCTAGAGACATGTTACATAGTAGAACTGCCACACCATAACTGACATTGTATAAATGCCTTAAcacaaggaagagtagctgcagcagctaatggggattcataataatACAAATACATGGTGAAGTGCCTAAAATACTGTGCTGATATTTGCTGCCTCCTATTGGTCTTTAAGAGTACATGCATACATATAACAAAAGGCACATCACACTTGTTTGACTAAAATTGACAGTGGATAAAATAAATATCTCACAAATGGACATAATGCATCTGTACCTGATGGGCTACTCTAATAGGAGTGATCCCTACTCATTGAAGGTTTAACGGAATAACTATCAGACCACATTGTGGGAATAAATCAAAACTGTTCACAGCAGGCCCAAGAAGTTTGGTAGTCGTGGGAACAAAGCGTCATGGCAATGGTAAATACAAATCCTAATAAAAAGGCATGGAGAGAGCCGGGAGAAAACACAAGAGTTCATTTTCTTCACAGTGTGTGTTTGGTACAATAGCACCTTCGATTATGTAACGCATTGGGAACCAAACGGCCTGAGTGCGGAAAAGTTGGGGTCGGGGTGGTAGGAGTCACCCACAGCATTGTCCTGATTTGGTCACTTAAACCAACGTGGTCAGCTTGTCTATGAGGTCATCGATGGTGTAGACTATGAGCTTGATGTCCTCCTTTTCTGCCATGCGGTGCTGGCCATGCTTGCGCAAAATGACATCAACGTCATTGCTAAGCACACGCTCAGCTAGCTGCATGGAGACATGCCAAGGCACATCCTGGTCCTTCAGCCCATGGATGAGCCTCACCGGGCAAGTCACTGGAATGGGGCTCTGCAGAACACAGTGCTGCTCTGCCTCCTTCAAGAACTCTGTGGTGAACGTGATGGAGCCCTCCTCATTGTGTTTGGTAGGAACCACCCACTGCCCCTTCTCTTCAATCTCCTTCCTCACCTACAATGACAACAAAACGATACCATTTTATTTTGGGGGTAAAGACATTATCTAAGATGGCagccatttaaaaaatgtgcttaGTAAAGATGTTTCAATTGTAATTCCATCCAAATGTTGTTCTTGCAGTTTCAAGATTAAACTGTCGTggctgaatcagaattagttaggtaacattgataaataagatgttttatttacataATAATGCTTATGTGAGATATGTCATTAGGATGTCTTCTTTTGGATAATACTGTTGTCAGTTTGCAGTTATCCCTTCTCTGCTAGGGCTTAGTCACcaggggcccagagaggggagatcAGGCTTGTCGTCATATGTCaatgtatctgttaaaccatgCGATACTATGAAGAAtatcagaaggggaggaggacagaatggagGCTCGACTTCTTATGTggatgtgtctgtaactattgtatgtcccctctgaggttgcccttatcttgaTTTAGTACATTACCTAGGAAGCTCACTGTCTTTTctgatcttgtccaggagggggtgtttgtgagatgggagtatctagaattgacaattgatatatgccattggatgaggtaatgttttggtccTAAGTGGTACCAAGAACAAGATAGGAACTtagtttaggagaccaaactgaacaatAATGTATAGCTAATGCTATCTAGCTATGGGATATACTCCTCTTTCAAGTAAAAGGTTCTTTGTCCTAAGATCTGTTATTAGTCATGCGAGttgagatgggtgtgtcttggctataaattATACAAAGAACTGTTTTGTAAGCACTccgagaattcatttatagacactgaattgatcggagagtcacagggctatggtgaagctcatataattaaatatGTACTTTATAATATATTcttgacttgtgtgtggtttgctctctcaatgttcagtaatacaggaaattacctGTACAATGCACATGTCCCTTTCCTTTGAACCACCTTCAGTGTATTGATATGACTCATTTAATCAA is a window from the Oncorhynchus keta strain PuntledgeMale-10-30-2019 chromosome 6, Oket_V2, whole genome shotgun sequence genome containing:
- the LOC118385027 gene encoding transgelin-3-like, whose protein sequence is MANRGPSYGLSREVQEKIDQKYILDLEARLVDWIILQVGGNIERPEPGRLNFQSWLKDGTILCRLINSLYPPGQEPIKKIPETKMVFKQMEKISQFLHAAEAYGLITGDLFQTVDLWEGKDMAAVQRTLSALGSMALTKDDGQYRGEPDWFHKKAQGNRREFSEEQLRQGRSLIGMQMGGNSGASQSGMTGYGMPRQIM